A region of the Stieleria neptunia genome:
GGTGCCGGCCTCGGCCGCCTTCTCAGCCATTTCAGTGGAGGCCAGGTTTGTGTAAACCACGTCGGGCTCATCAGGATCGCCTCCAACACGAACGCTCAATAGTTCGTTCAGATTGTCTTCGAGGTCGGGATCGGTTTCGATCTTTTTTTTCGTCCAGCACCTGGCCGCCGTATCCTACCTTTCGCCGGATCATTGGAGAGTTGATCGAGCTCAGCGATACCTCGTTCGATGGTGCGAGTCGAGCAGCCCAGTAATTGACTGATGTACGGTACACCTCCTCGCCCGAGACGCTGTGCCTCGACAGCCGCGAACCGACGGCGATCCTTTTCGGACAAGGTTGAATAAAAATCGACTGCTCGCTTGGCAGCCAGATCGTCAAGCTGATTTTCGAATACAAACGCCATCCTTGGCACCCTCGCTGGTGGATTGAGACGCGGAAAGTCTACCCCATCCAGCGAAAACCCGCGACACTAATTGTTCCGGCGGTCCTTAGCTCAAGGCTTGATTCGGGTAAAACCGCGTCGATGACTCTGGCATGACCATACGCGACCGCCAGAATGCCGCGATCTTGCTTCGCAAATTTCACGTCACGGGAGTGAAGCCCGCTTGAAAAATACGAATAGGTCTGTAAGAGGGTCTCAAAATACGGAACTTGAACCGTATAGATCTGTTCGACGGCTTGCGTTACGGGGAAAATTTGCTTCAGGACCATTCGGACGCGATCGTCGTCCGCTCGCAGTTCGGTTAGCTCAATTGGCATTTGGCACTGCTCGTCACTGCACAAGACAATTCTGTTCTGTTCGACGACCTTGACATAATAGGTCGTTTCAATCGTTTTGTCGGTTGCTCCAGAGGTGACAATCAATCGATGGACTCGAGCGCCGAAGGGAATTTGGCGTTCGAGGATTTCGATTTCATTTTCAACCATCTTTCCTTCCACGGTCTGGTCCCGATCCGATTCCATCCACTTTGTCACTGGGATCTCTCGTGTTCGTGTCTCCGTCCGGTATTTAAGTGCCTGTACTTCGCGCGAGGCCTCTCGGAGCACTGGCGAGGACTTGACGTCGATCAGGTGTAGTCCGGTCGCCGTATCAAGAATCTGAGCTCCAGCGTCGCTGTTAACCAAAATCCGTGAGCCGTCATCGTTCAGGTCGATTGATGGGAGATCTGTGCTAGATTGCGGCGGCAAGAGCAGCTTGCGATAGAGTCGCTTCAGCGATGTGCGATCATGTACGTCGACATGTGATCGGCCACGACTGCATCCTGCCCTGCCTGGGCTGTCGCATCGCTCGACCCACAGAACTGCCAGGTGTTCTCCCGCGGAATCGAGCTGGTCTGGGGTGTAGCCGGGGGAATCGAGCGATCCGATTTCAGCGGCATCGCTGACCAGCCAGCGGCGAACCGTCCCGTCCTCGGACGCCGACAGAAGCTCATCACCCTCGGGCGAAAAGAGACAACGGCTGACAATGGCGCGATGCCCCTGGAACGTGCGAACGAGTTTTCCGTTCCGCGCATCCCAAATGCCAAGAAAGCCGCCGGAGGCATTCCCGCCAGACGCGTCGCTGGCATCAGCCGACGTCTTGGCATCAGTCGGCGTCCAGGGTAGCTCTCCCGACCCGCAGATCGCAATCTGGGTCCCTGATGGAGAAAAACGCACATCGCGAATCTCGACTCCGGGGATCTTCCAAGTCTTCATCGATTCGTCCGCCAAATCCCAAAGGCGGATGGTCCCTACGCCGTCGGCTGTCACGATGCTGTCATTGCGGGGATGAAACCGGACGCACTGAATTCCACCTTCATGTCCAACAAGGTTGTGCCGGATCTCGCCCGAGGCAGTGTCCCAAATCTTCAAGATTTCCTGCTTCGGCGCACTGCAGGCCGCGAGCCGTCCGTCGTGACTGTCATCGATTCGAGCAGGGCCTTTCAGCGGTACGGTGACGCCGTCAGCTTTTCGCCCGGATGTTGGCCAAATTCGTAGATCCCCAGCTTGATCTGCGGTGGCCCACGCTTGTTGATCGGGTCGCCGGGCGATCAGATTGACGCGGGACTCGTGGCCTCGAAAAGTGGTCCAGCCATCTTTGGTTCGCGGAGGGGATCCAAAATCGGTCGATACATGTCCTGCCCCGGACAAGATCATTGTGTTCCCCAATCTATCTTGGTTGTGGTAATCAACTCGGGTTTCTGATTCAGACAGTGGACGTACTTGCCCGGCACCCGCGATCCCGAAGATCGGCCGACCGCTTTTTCCCCACGTCGTGCCCTGGCAATCCAAACGGCTTCCATCGGCGGTGAACGCCAATCGACCAATCGGCTCAACCAGACCTTTCGGCTGAAACGCGAGCGCAACGTCGGAGTCGGAGAAATGGAAAAGTGAGACACTCGGTGTGTCGCCGCGCGGTTTGCCACCGACGGCAACGACCGGGCGTTTCGGATGAAACGCCATATCCGCCGGAGCCATCGGCATCTTCGTCTGCCACAGTTTCTTTAACGAGTAGCGGTCCCGTTGTTTGATCAGTTGCCACAGTGTGAGGCTTCCGGTATCCGGTCCGTCTTGTTGAACCGACAGGAGCGAGTTGGAAGAGGCTGGAAATGCAAACTCGATTAAACGAGAAATTTCGGCCTGGCCGACTTGTTGCAGCGTTTCACTGTCCCAAAAACGGATCACACCAAGGCTGTCACCCGTCACCAACAATGAACTGTCCGGGGTCCATGCGACCGATTGAAGCGAATTTGAATGTCGAATGCGAAACGGCGTACCGAGGGCACGACGGCGAAGCAAACTATGTTCGACACCGCGAAATCGCCAGGGCATCCGATCAAGCAACTGATGCGACCGTTCGATTCGCTCTTCGGACAGCGCCAAAGAAACTTGTTCGAGTTTCTCGGCATAGTCGAGCAGTTCGGGATCAATCGGTCGATCCGTATCGATTGCCGGTTCTGCTTCGGCGGGCGGATCGGCAATTGGTTCGTCTTCGGGCGGCGGCGCGTCTTCGACCTCGCTGGGAACTGGCTCCACTGGCTCCGGGATCGCCAAGACCTCTCGCTGCATCGACTCCAGCGGCTCGATCGCCTTGGATTCAATCTCCGAAGCCTCGGCGATCTTTTGGACACCGACCACAAAAGTGATTCCGCTGGTCGCCACAACGGAGGCCGCGGCGGCGATGATCCAAGCCGCCCAGTGCGGTCGCTTTCGTCCCCAATGAACCGTTTGCGTGATCCACGACGGCTTGGTCGCTTGGACCAGTTCACCTTCACACCATCGCTGAAGATCGTCCGCCATTGCGTCACAGCTTTCGTACCGATCGGTTGGGTTCTGGGACAGTGCCTTCAGGCAGATCGCTTCCAACGCGACATCACAATCGGCTTTGGTCTTCGAGGGCGGCGTGATGTCACCTTTTGCAATCTGGTTCAAGACCGCATGGGATTCTCCGTTGAACGGCTTTCGTCCCGCAAGGATTTCATACAGCATGACGCCCAGGTTGAATTGATCCGAAGCGGGACCGACTTGTGACAAATCCCCTCTCGCTTGTTCGGGTGACATGTAAGGACCGCCGGAACAATTAGTGTCGCGGGTTTTCGCTGGATGGGGTAGACTTTCCGCGTCTCAATCCACCAGCGAGGGTGCCAAGGATGGCGTTTGTATTCGAAAATCAGCTTGACGATCTGGCTGCCAAGCGAGCAGTCGATTTTTATTCAACCTTGTCCGAAAAGGATCGCCGTCGGTTCGCGGCTGTCGAGGCACAGCGTCTCGGGCGAGGAGGTGTACCGTACATCAGTCAATTACTGGGCTGCTCGACTCGCACCATCGAACGAGGTATCGCTGAGCTCGATCAACTCTCCAATGATCCGGCGAAAGGTAGGATACGGCGGCCAGGTGCTGGACGAAAAAAAAGATCGAAACCGATCCCGACCTCGAAGACAATCTGAACGAACTATTGAGCGTTCGTGTTGGAGGCGATCCTGATGAGCCCGACGTGGTTTACACAAACCTGGCCTCCACTGAAATGGCTGAGAAGGCGGCCGAGGCCGGCACCCCTGTGAGCGACAAGACGGTCTCCGCTTGGCTGAATAGCTTGAAGATCGGTTTTCGAAAAATGATCAAAACTATTTCCGGTGGCTTGTCAGCGGATCGCGAGCAGCAGTTTGATCTCATCGCAGGACATGTGGAGAGCTATCAGGCTGCCGGCAATCCGGTCTTTTCGATCGACACAAAAAGCAAAGAATTCCTGGGCCGTCTTTACCGGGCCGGTCGCATTCGCACCACAGAGCCCATTGAAGCGTTCGACCACGACTTTCCGAGTTGGGCTGATGGCGTTGTGATTCCTCACGGAATCTACGACATCGGACGAAATGCTGGGCACGTCAACATTGGACTCTCTCACGAGACGAGTCGCTTCGCGACCGATAGCCTCAAATGGTACTGGAACCGGATAGGGAAACGTTGTTATCCGGATACCAATTCCATTTTGCTATTGTGCGATTGCGGCGGTAGCAACTCAGCTTCAAAATACATCTTCAAGCACTACCTTCAAAAGTTGGTCGACACGATCGGCATCGAAATTCGGGTAGCCCACTATCCAAGCTACTGTTCAAAATACAATCCGATTGAACGCCGTTTTTTTCCGCATCTTGGACGTGCTTGCTCCGGGATGCTTTTCGATAAGTTGGAAACAGTTGTCAAGTTGATGCGGAACACATCGACTCGGACCGGCCTTCGCACTACGGTCAACGTCTTGCGAGGGTTGTACGAGACGGGTGAGAACGCGACCGCAACAATGAAAGCAGCTCTGCGTACAGTTTTTGACGAACAAATACCGAGATGGAACTATCGATTCTCGCCAATTAACCGACACTAATTGTTCCGGCGGTCCTAAGCGAGTGTTCCGATCAGTTGTTTATCACCCGGCATCTGCAATTGAACATCTTGCCGCAGCGCCAATCCGAAATCGGTCAGCAAGGCATTGCCCCGCTGATCGATCAAGATGTTATGCGGTTTGACATCGCGGTGAACGATCCCTTCCGAGTGGGCATAGTCAAGCGCCCGGGCAATCGAGATCATCCACTGGACGGCTTGCTCTGTTTCTAAACGCTCCTGTTTTAACAACGAGGCAAGCGATGGGCCATCGATGAGCTCGCAAGCGATATAGGGTTGTTCACTGGATCCGACTTCGTAAACGGCAACAATGTTGGGGTGTCGAAGCCGCGCAGCCGCCTTGGCCTCATCAAGTGTTTTTTGATGGATTCGATGATCGTTGCCCAGCGGAACTTTGAGGGCCAGTAGTCGGTCGAGCAGCGGGTCAAAGGCTTGGTAGACGCGCCCGAATCCCCCTTCGCCCAGCTGACGCCGAATCTCAAATCGCCCGACTTCCGTAGGAATTTCTTCTTCGGGGCCCCTTGTTTCACCGGGCTTCGTTTTGGAATCACTGCGACCGCGACTGATGGCGTTCGTCAAAGCGGTCTCCAAATTCGCCAGCGACAAGTCCGAGTTTGACCGCTGGACGTTATCGACCACAAAGGCACTTTCGCAGCGAGGGCACTTCACGCGTTTACCGGCGAGGTCAGGCGAAATCTGCAAGGACGACTCGCAATTCGGACATTGGGTCTTGAGCGGCATCGGTTGTGTTTTCGTGTCAGGTCCAAGAGGAACGTTCGGATCGACGAAGTACGATCAATGGGTTGGATCAAGATCTGAACATTGTATTTCAAATGTTTCCAATGCGAAGTCGACTTGTTCAGGCAAAAAGGGTTCCGATGCTTGTTGGACCGCTGGCGGATGAATTGCGTTGATCAACAGGTTGACATTACTGGGACGAAATACAGGCGTCGGTGCGGCCAGTTGGCGAAATGCAAGATCGACGTTTGACGCTTCGGTTTTTGATTTCGGAACCGCGTTCAAAAGACACCGACGGGCGGCCAAATTCGCTACCAATATGTCAGACACCTTGGCTGGAGAGGCCTGCTCCGATGTGACGATGTTGCGGCCGGTCACGTCGATTGCAATCGCATTGATCACGTGAAGTGCGTCGAGGGTGGAAACGATTCGATCTCCGGAGACATCATAAAATGGCGTTTCCGGATCATAGGGATGGGCATCTAAATTGATGCTCGGTCCGTGCCGGCCGAGTTCATTGATCACGATCAACGCGTCCAACGGCGAGACATTTCCGTCGGCATTGACGTCGCCATATCTCAAACGGTTTCGCCAGGGGCTGATCGGATCAGAGTACCCGGAGATGGAGATCCGACCACT
Encoded here:
- a CDS encoding serine/threonine-protein kinase; the protein is MPLKTQCPNCESSLQISPDLAGKRVKCPRCESAFVVDNVQRSNSDLSLANLETALTNAISRGRSDSKTKPGETRGPEEEIPTEVGRFEIRRQLGEGGFGRVYQAFDPLLDRLLALKVPLGNDHRIHQKTLDEAKAAARLRHPNIVAVYEVGSSEQPYIACELIDGPSLASLLKQERLETEQAVQWMISIARALDYAHSEGIVHRDVKPHNILIDQRGNALLTDFGLALRQDVQLQMPGDKQLIGTLA
- a CDS encoding ISAzo13 family transposase translates to MSVRVGGDPDEPDVVYTNLASTEMAEKAAEAGTPVSDKTVSAWLNSLKIGFRKMIKTISGGLSADREQQFDLIAGHVESYQAAGNPVFSIDTKSKEFLGRLYRAGRIRTTEPIEAFDHDFPSWADGVVIPHGIYDIGRNAGHVNIGLSHETSRFATDSLKWYWNRIGKRCYPDTNSILLLCDCGGSNSASKYIFKHYLQKLVDTIGIEIRVAHYPSYCSKYNPIERRFFPHLGRACSGMLFDKLETVVKLMRNTSTRTGLRTTVNVLRGLYETGENATATMKAALRTVFDEQIPRWNYRFSPINRH